Proteins co-encoded in one Fusarium musae strain F31 chromosome 3, whole genome shotgun sequence genomic window:
- a CDS encoding hypothetical protein (EggNog:ENOG41), giving the protein MEWRELNITQKQDYISAVVCLTERKSRFEPGSSRYDDFAYMHVFEGTVTHYAASFLPWHRYFIHTYEKALIEECGFKGSLPYWEWALDAHDLAASPIFDPIDGFGGNGTSGSSLSGIFGGHCVTEGPFANATRHWQSKSNGHGFDILKNPHCLSRGFQGGEKKAQLEGRVTIDAINSVLGLQSYEEFVDALEVQAHNSIPQFVRGDFYGLTAPNDPVFYLHHAQVDRLWWLWQQQDIQGKAKTYQGPKQNTRVHANESLSGSGLDDIISLGNLSEPVRVYEVMATESGVLCYRY; this is encoded by the exons ATGGAGTGGAGGGAACTGAACATCACACAGAAGCAAGACTACATCAGCGCTGTCGTCTGTCTGACCGAGAGGAAATCGCGCTTTGAGCCAGGGAGTAGTCGCTATGATGACTTTGCATACATGCATGTCTTCGAAGGCACTGTCACTCACTACGCTGCTTCATTCCTACCCTGGCATCGATACTTTATCCACACATACGAGAAGGCACTGATAGAGGAATGTGGTTTCAAGGGATCTTTGCC GTACTGGGAGTGGGCATTAGACGCTCATGACCTAGCCGCCTCTCCGATATTTGATCCTATAGATGGATTCGGCGGTAATGGTACAAGCGGAAGCTCTTTATCCGGGATATTCGGGGGCCATTGTGTCACAGAAGGTCCCTTTGCGAATGCAACCCGCCATTGGCAGTCAAAGTCCAATGGGCATGGATTCGACATCTTGAAGAATCCCCATTGCCTCAGCCGAGGTTTCCAAGGGGGTGAGAAAAAGGCCCAGTTGGAGGGTCGAGTCACGATCGACGCTATCAATAGCGTGCTGGGCCTCCAATCATACGAAGAGTTTGTTGATGCACTCGAAGTTCAAGCTCACAACTCGATACCCCAGTTTGTCCGAGGGGACTTTTACGGGTTGACGGCACCAAATG ATCCCGTGTTCTATCTACATCACGCCCAGGTGGATCGATTATGGTGGCTGTGGCAGCAGCAGGATATTCAaggcaaggccaagacctATCAAGGTCCTAAGCAGAATACTAGGGTACATGCCAACGAGTCCTTGTCGGGATCCGGTTTGGACGATATTATCTCACTGGGTAACCTGTCAGAGCCAGTTCGGGTATATGAGGTAATGGCAACGGAGTCGGGGGTTCTTTGTTACCGCTATTGA
- a CDS encoding hypothetical protein (EggNog:ENOG41~MEROPS:MER0003110): MTSEPKVPAPPSFANLTPDGVLAETENILTSTSALHDDLAAKFTPSTATFNNIIRPIVDDTNRAACRLRILTTLLGQLSPDRELRDAARQAETRGAAAQVKILMRHDIASLVGAIYEREKTAPDGNLDGQDRHLLARIHGEYLRSGSFLRSHKEREELQATLDEIDRVRSATQTAFTEDEGGIWFDRADLAGVPETMLASMPQEGTQVQVTFRNTHVTAVMRHAVSSDTRRRFAVADQNRLPDNVTRLASLVALRDEVARLLRYEHHAALKIVDKMAPSVDYVEAQLNDLHRRLKPLAKAETDRLIQLKQRDCKEPVNELYSWDRAYYLHKQTQSNFFVDHELLAEYFEVNHTLQGMLDVFKELFGIEFQPIVTSVWHESVVAYEAWDTPSEGGEFLGHLYVDLFDREASLTRRNLVRHYSSTAK, translated from the exons ATGACTTCCGAACCAAAAGTCCCTGCCCCTCCATCCTTTGCAAATCTTACTCCTGATGGGGTACTAGCCGAGACCGAAAACATCCTTACCTCTACCTCAGCTCTGCATGACGATCTCGCCGCTAAATTCACACCCTCGACTGCAACCTTCAACAATATTATCCGCCCCATCGTGGATGACACCAACCGCGCCGCATGTCGCCTGCGAATTCTGACGACGCTCCTCGGACAGTTATCGCCCGACAGGGAACTCCGTGATGCCGCCCGTCAAGCAGAAACACGTGGCGCCGCAGCTCAGGTTAAGATCCTAATGCGACATGATATTGCATCCCTAGTGGGAGCGATATACGAAAGAGAAAAGACGGCGCCGGATGGGAACTTGGATGGACAAGATCGTCATTTGCTTGCTCGCATTCACGGCGAGTATCTACGTTCTGGGTCGTTTTTACGAAGCCACAAAGAGCGGGAGGAGCTCCAGGCCACtctggatgagattgatCGGGTGCGATCTGCCACACAAACTGCCTTCACGGAAGACGAGGGTGGTATCTGGTTTGACCGTGCAGATTTGGCGGGTGTTCCAGAGACTATGCTTGCATCCATGCCCCAGGAGGGAACTCAAGTACAAGTGACGTTCCGAAATACTCATGTCACGGCCGTGATGCGTCACGCAGTCAGCAGTGACACTCGTCGCCGGTTCGCCGTTGCTGACCAGAACCGACTCCCCGATAATGTAACCCGCCTAGCTTCTCTAGTCGCCTTGCGTGATGAGGTTGCCCGTCTCTTGAGGTATGAACATCATGCGGCTCTCAAGATCGTGGACAAGATGGCTCCAAGCGTTGACTATGTTGAGGCGCAGTTGAATGATCTCCACAGAAGGTTAAAGCCCCTTGCTAAGGCCGAGACTGATAGATTGATTCAACTGAAGCAAAGGGACTGTAAAGAGCCTGTCAATGAATTATATTCTTGGGATAGGGCGTATTATCTCCATAAGCAAACCCAGAGCAATTTCTTTGTGGATCATGAGCTCCTTGCTGAGTACTTTGAGGTCAATCATACTCTTCAAGGGATGCTTGATGTGTTTAAAGAGCTCTTCGGCATCGAATTCCAGCCTATCGTGACTTCAGTATGGCACGAGAGTGTCGTGGCATATGAAGCATGGGACACCCCAAGTGAGGGAGGCGAGTTCTTGGGGCACTTATACGTAGATCTCTTTGACAGAGAGG CTTCGCTCACCCGTCGCAATCTCGTCCGGCACTACTCCAGCACAGCGAAGTAA